From Acipenser ruthenus chromosome 2, fAciRut3.2 maternal haplotype, whole genome shotgun sequence, a single genomic window includes:
- the LOC117409263 gene encoding heterogeneous nuclear ribonucleoprotein K isoform X3: protein METEIEQQEEETTFSNTDTNGKRPAEDMEEEQVFKRSRNTDEMVELRVLLQSKNAGAVIGKGGKNIKALRTDYNASVSVPDSSGPERILSISADIETIGEILLKIIPTLEEYQHYKGIDFDSELRLLIHQSLAGGIIGVKGAKIKELRENTQTTIKLFQECCPHSTDRVVLVGGKPDRVVECIKVILELISESPIKGRAQPYDPNFYDETYDYGGFTMMYDDRGRRPMGFPMRGRGGFDRMPPGGRGGRPMPQSRRDYDDMSPRRGPPPPPPPPGRGGRGGSRARNLPLPPPPPPRGGNDRRGRPGDRYDGMGGAGYDNNSSWEPFQSGGRGSYGDIGGPVITTQVTIPKDLAGSIIGKGGQRIKQIRHESGASIKIDEPLQGSEDRIITITGTQDQIQNAQYLLQNSVKQYSGRFF, encoded by the exons ATGGAGACTGAAATTGAACAGCAGGAAGAAGAGACAACTTTCAGCAACACAGACACAAACG GCAAGCGCCCAGCAGAAGATATGGAGGAAGAGCAGGTCTTCAAAAGATCCCGCAATACTGATGAAATGGTGGAATTGCGTGTTTTGCTGCAAAGCAAA AATGCTGGAGCTGTGATTGGCAAGGGTGGCAAAAACATTAAAGCACTACGTACAGAC TACAATGCCAGTGTATCAGTCCCAGACAGCAGTGGCCCCGAGCG TATTCTGAGTATCAGTGCCGACATTGAAACAATTGGCGAAATTCTGCTAAAGATCATCCCTACTTTGGAAGAG TACCAGCATTATAAAGGGATTGATTTTGATAGTGAGCTGAGACTACTCATTCATCAAAGCCTGGCAGGAGGCATTATTGGTGTTAAGGGAGCCAAGATCAAGGAGCTGAGAGAG AACACCCAAACAACAATCAAACTGTTTCAAGAGTGCTGTCCTCACTCAACCGACAGAGTAGTGCTTGTTGGAGGAAAACCTGACAGAGTTGTGGAATGCATTAAGGTTATCCTTGAACTGATATCAGAG TCTCCTATTAAAGGGCGCGCACAGCCTTACGATCCAAACTTTTATGATGAAACATACGACTATGGTGGTTTCACCATGATGTACGATGACCGCGGAAGGCGTCCCATGGGTTTCCCTATGCGTGGTAGAGGGGGCTTTGATCGCATGCCTCCTGGTGGAAGAGGGGGCCGCCCCATGCCTCAGTCTCGCAGGGATTACGATGACATGAGCCCCCGCAGAGGaccacctccccctccccctcccccaggccGAGGTGGCAGAGGAGGCAGCCGGGCTCGCAATCTCCccctcccaccaccaccgccCCCAAGAGGAGG TAATGATAGAAGAGGCAGACCTGGTGATCGCTACGATGGAATg GGTGGGGCTGGGTATG ATAATAATTCATCGTGGGAACCATTTCAATCCG gtGGCCGGGGTTCTTATGGAGATATCGGAGGACCTGTTATCACAACTCAAGTTACCATCCCCAAAGAT CTGGCTGGGTCAATAATTGGGAAGGGCGGTCAACGAATCAAACAAATCCGACATGAGTCTGGTGCATCAATCAAAATTGATGAACCTCTGCAGGGGTCAGAGGATCGCATTATTACTATCACGGGCACACAGGACCAGATCCAAAATGCTCAGTATCTGTTGCAGAACAG tgtGAAGCAGTACTCTGGTCGGTTCTTCTAA
- the LOC117974091 gene encoding recQ-mediated genome instability protein 1-like, translated as MKMSPLLYTDVSKALGNKAQPPANTSTDDGVLQLQGMEYQAIPVLHANLHPGTKIFKNQEQGNADDVIHNNAGPSDEELLASLEADDQLVMNNEVGYESGYGSRSEHSSVITLNAAPQSNQSYISGQGFGTRTPQTVTQIFNQELVEFDNADFHDFPVEELDEVIFQQELHAVS; from the coding sequence ATGAAAATGTCACCGCTGTTATACACAGACGTCTCAAAAGCCCTGGGAAACAAAGCCCAACCGCCTGCTAATACTTCAACTGACGATGGAGTACTGCAGCTTCAGGGAATGGAATACCAGGCTATTCCCGTTCTTCATGCCAACCTCCATCCTGGTACCAAAATTTTCAAGAATCAAGAACAGGGAAATGCAGATGATGTTATACATAACAATGCAGGGCCATCAGATGAGGAGTTACTTGCCAGCCTTGAAGCAGACGATCAATTAGTAATGAATAACGAAGTGGGTTATGAGAGTGGCTATGGTAGCAGGAGTGAACATTCAAGCGTTATTACTCTGAACGCTGCTCCTCAAAGTAATCAGTCGTACATCAGTGGCCAAGGTTTTGGAACAAGGACCCCACAAACTGTAACACAAATATTCAATCAGGAACTTGTAGAATTTGACAATGCAGATTTTCACGATTTTCCAGTGGAAGAATTGGATGAAGTAATCTTTCAGCAAGAGCTGCACGCTGTTTCTTAA
- the LOC117409263 gene encoding heterogeneous nuclear ribonucleoprotein K isoform X1 yields the protein METEIEQQEEETTFSNTDTNGKRPAEDMEEEQVFKRSRNTDEMVELRVLLQSKNAGAVIGKGGKNIKALRTDYNASVSVPDSSGPERILSISADIETIGEILLKIIPTLEEYQHYKGIDFDSELRLLIHQSLAGGIIGVKGAKIKELRENTQTTIKLFQECCPHSTDRVVLVGGKPDRVVECIKVILELISESPIKGRAQPYDPNFYDETYDYGGFTMMYDDRGRRPMGFPMRGRGGFDRMPPGGRGGRPMPQSRRDYDDMSPRRGPPPPPPPPGRGGRGGSRARNLPLPPPPPPRGGSEPYSFESYPASSDDGADNDRRGRPGDRYDGMGGAGYDNNSSWEPFQSGGRGSYGDIGGPVITTQVTIPKDLAGSIIGKGGQRIKQIRHESGASIKIDEPLQGSEDRIITITGTQDQIQNAQYLLQNSVKQYSGRFF from the exons ATGGAGACTGAAATTGAACAGCAGGAAGAAGAGACAACTTTCAGCAACACAGACACAAACG GCAAGCGCCCAGCAGAAGATATGGAGGAAGAGCAGGTCTTCAAAAGATCCCGCAATACTGATGAAATGGTGGAATTGCGTGTTTTGCTGCAAAGCAAA AATGCTGGAGCTGTGATTGGCAAGGGTGGCAAAAACATTAAAGCACTACGTACAGAC TACAATGCCAGTGTATCAGTCCCAGACAGCAGTGGCCCCGAGCG TATTCTGAGTATCAGTGCCGACATTGAAACAATTGGCGAAATTCTGCTAAAGATCATCCCTACTTTGGAAGAG TACCAGCATTATAAAGGGATTGATTTTGATAGTGAGCTGAGACTACTCATTCATCAAAGCCTGGCAGGAGGCATTATTGGTGTTAAGGGAGCCAAGATCAAGGAGCTGAGAGAG AACACCCAAACAACAATCAAACTGTTTCAAGAGTGCTGTCCTCACTCAACCGACAGAGTAGTGCTTGTTGGAGGAAAACCTGACAGAGTTGTGGAATGCATTAAGGTTATCCTTGAACTGATATCAGAG TCTCCTATTAAAGGGCGCGCACAGCCTTACGATCCAAACTTTTATGATGAAACATACGACTATGGTGGTTTCACCATGATGTACGATGACCGCGGAAGGCGTCCCATGGGTTTCCCTATGCGTGGTAGAGGGGGCTTTGATCGCATGCCTCCTGGTGGAAGAGGGGGCCGCCCCATGCCTCAGTCTCGCAGGGATTACGATGACATGAGCCCCCGCAGAGGaccacctccccctccccctcccccaggccGAGGTGGCAGAGGAGGCAGCCGGGCTCGCAATCTCCccctcccaccaccaccgccCCCAAGAGGAGG AAGTGAGCCGTATTCCTTTGAGAGCTATCCTGCCAGTTCAGACGACGGAGCAGA TAATGATAGAAGAGGCAGACCTGGTGATCGCTACGATGGAATg GGTGGGGCTGGGTATG ATAATAATTCATCGTGGGAACCATTTCAATCCG gtGGCCGGGGTTCTTATGGAGATATCGGAGGACCTGTTATCACAACTCAAGTTACCATCCCCAAAGAT CTGGCTGGGTCAATAATTGGGAAGGGCGGTCAACGAATCAAACAAATCCGACATGAGTCTGGTGCATCAATCAAAATTGATGAACCTCTGCAGGGGTCAGAGGATCGCATTATTACTATCACGGGCACACAGGACCAGATCCAAAATGCTCAGTATCTGTTGCAGAACAG tgtGAAGCAGTACTCTGGTCGGTTCTTCTAA
- the LOC117409263 gene encoding heterogeneous nuclear ribonucleoprotein K isoform X2, with protein METEIEQQEEETTFSNTDTNGKRPAEDMEEEQVFKRSRNTDEMVELRVLLQSKNAGAVIGKGGKNIKALRTDYNASVSVPDSSGPERILSISADIETIGEILLKIIPTLEEYQHYKGIDFDSELRLLIHQSLAGGIIGVKGAKIKELRENTQTTIKLFQECCPHSTDRVVLVGGKPDRVVECIKVILELISESPIKGRAQPYDPNFYDETYDYGGFTMMYDDRGRRPMGFPMRGRGGFDRMPPGGRGGRPMPQSRRDYDDMSPRRGPPPPPPPPGRGGRGGSRARNLPLPPPPPPRGGSEPYSFESYPASSDDGADNDRRGRPGDRYDGMGGAGYDNNSSWEPFQSGGRGSYGDIGGPVITTQVTIPKDLAGSIIGKGGQRIKQIRHESGASIKIDEPLQGSEDRIITITGTQDQIQNAQYLLQNSVMDVFAS; from the exons ATGGAGACTGAAATTGAACAGCAGGAAGAAGAGACAACTTTCAGCAACACAGACACAAACG GCAAGCGCCCAGCAGAAGATATGGAGGAAGAGCAGGTCTTCAAAAGATCCCGCAATACTGATGAAATGGTGGAATTGCGTGTTTTGCTGCAAAGCAAA AATGCTGGAGCTGTGATTGGCAAGGGTGGCAAAAACATTAAAGCACTACGTACAGAC TACAATGCCAGTGTATCAGTCCCAGACAGCAGTGGCCCCGAGCG TATTCTGAGTATCAGTGCCGACATTGAAACAATTGGCGAAATTCTGCTAAAGATCATCCCTACTTTGGAAGAG TACCAGCATTATAAAGGGATTGATTTTGATAGTGAGCTGAGACTACTCATTCATCAAAGCCTGGCAGGAGGCATTATTGGTGTTAAGGGAGCCAAGATCAAGGAGCTGAGAGAG AACACCCAAACAACAATCAAACTGTTTCAAGAGTGCTGTCCTCACTCAACCGACAGAGTAGTGCTTGTTGGAGGAAAACCTGACAGAGTTGTGGAATGCATTAAGGTTATCCTTGAACTGATATCAGAG TCTCCTATTAAAGGGCGCGCACAGCCTTACGATCCAAACTTTTATGATGAAACATACGACTATGGTGGTTTCACCATGATGTACGATGACCGCGGAAGGCGTCCCATGGGTTTCCCTATGCGTGGTAGAGGGGGCTTTGATCGCATGCCTCCTGGTGGAAGAGGGGGCCGCCCCATGCCTCAGTCTCGCAGGGATTACGATGACATGAGCCCCCGCAGAGGaccacctccccctccccctcccccaggccGAGGTGGCAGAGGAGGCAGCCGGGCTCGCAATCTCCccctcccaccaccaccgccCCCAAGAGGAGG AAGTGAGCCGTATTCCTTTGAGAGCTATCCTGCCAGTTCAGACGACGGAGCAGA TAATGATAGAAGAGGCAGACCTGGTGATCGCTACGATGGAATg GGTGGGGCTGGGTATG ATAATAATTCATCGTGGGAACCATTTCAATCCG gtGGCCGGGGTTCTTATGGAGATATCGGAGGACCTGTTATCACAACTCAAGTTACCATCCCCAAAGAT CTGGCTGGGTCAATAATTGGGAAGGGCGGTCAACGAATCAAACAAATCCGACATGAGTCTGGTGCATCAATCAAAATTGATGAACCTCTGCAGGGGTCAGAGGATCGCATTATTACTATCACGGGCACACAGGACCAGATCCAAAATGCTCAGTATCTGTTGCAGAACAG TGTGATGGATGTCTTCGCTAGTTAG
- the qng1 gene encoding queuosine 5'-phosphate N-glycosylase/hydrolase yields the protein MEAPLSPRESGKFIAENSKDVFIEEEGVKKVAEMLYAERGCEVFTAQGWKQMNPLAPVCMSDDAVNWVFVVDTLNFSFWSDKDDEQCLVTYKDKTYSGYMSLCAAISRAMDEGIPITEASYFANMALDDLKHVLRSDNNVPMPMIKERHQALTEAGKVLLEHDGSFLKFIRKGGNSAEKMIKLIVETIPSYRDEATFEGKKVAFYKRAQILVADFWGILEARGEASIPDIGYLTMFADYRVPQALVYLGALRYSSELMKTLKEGVILASGDRQEVEIRGCSIWCVERIREQLWDIAEQREGCKLEHVNSAVIDFYLWPYAKEHHVEMAHIPIHHTRSIYY from the exons ATGGAAGCACCTTTGTCTCCAAGAGAATCTGGGAAATTTATAGCAGAGAACAGCAAAGATGTATTCATTGAGGAGGAGGGAGTTAAGAAGGTAGCAGAGATGCTGTATGCTGAAAGAGGCTGTGAAGTGTTCACCGCGCAAGGCTGGAAACAAATGAACCCGCTGGCTCCGGTATGCATGAGTGACGATGCAGTAAACTGGGTGTTTGTGGTGGACACTCTTAATTTCTCCTTCTGGTCTGATAAAGATGATGAGCAGTGTTTGGTGACATACAAGGATAAAACATACAGTGGGTATATGTCACTTTGTGCTGCTATCAGCAGGGCAATGGATGAAG GTATTCCAATCACAGAGGCATCGTATTTTGCAAACATGGCCTTGGATGATCTGAAGCATGTATTGCGTTCAGACAACAATGTGCCGATGCCCATGATTAAAGAAAGGCATCAAGCTCTTACCGAGGCTGGAAAAGTGCTGTTGGAACACGACGGCTCTTTCCTTAAGTTTATTAGAAAGGGGGGCAACAGCGCTGAAAAAATGATCAAGCTCATTGTGGAGACTATACCATCATACAGAGACGAAGCTACTTTCGAG GGTAAAAAAGTTGCTTTTTACAAAAGAGCACAGATCCTTGTGGCAGATTTCTGGGGCATATTAGAAGCAAGAGGAGAGGCCAGCATTCCTGACATTGGTTACCTGACAATGTTCGCTGACTACCGGGTCCCACAGGCTCTCGTCTACCTGGGGGCACTGAGGTACTCCAGTGAGCTAATGAAGACTCTCAAGGAAG GAGTGATTTTGGCATCTGGAGATCGACAGGAAGTGGAAATCCGGGGCTGTTCCATTTGGTGTGTTGAGAGGATCAGGGAGCAGTTGTGGGATATTGCTGAACAAAGAGAAGGGTGCAAACTGGAACATGTCAACTCAGCTGTTATTGATTTCTACCTGTGGCCCTATGCCAAGGAACATCATGTGGAAATGGCACATATTCCAATCCATCACACTCGCAGCATTTATTACTAG